The Desulfosoma sp. DNA window GAACGGTGCCGGCAAACGCGATATTTCCTTTGAAGACATGGCTTCGCTCGAAACTTTTTCTGCAGGAGATTCCCGTCGTTGTGCTGAAGATCCTGGAGACGCCTTCATGATCATGGGCGGGACTCTTGCAGGCATGGTTTTATCCCAGATCGCGCTGCCTGAACATCCCCTTTTCTATGTAGGTTTTCCTATTACGCCGGCTGGAAATCCTTTCTATGCCATGGCGGAAGCCTTTGCCAACGGCCATCCCTATATCGTGGTGGATGAACTCAACCCGTCGGAAAAAGTGGCAGCGGAAAAACTTCTGGGTGTGGCTCGCACCGGCTTATTCCTTCCCGTCACTTTTACGGCTTCCCAAGGCTGGAGGCTCTTTACGGAAATAATTCCTCAGTTTGTAGGGGCGCGCTTGGAAGGTCTCTTTCTTTTAACCAAGCGGGCCTTAGCGGCACCTAATCTGAATATCGAAGAAAGTCACACGGATTTCATGAGTTTTCGAGATGATGGCGGCATCATGCTGGCTCCCAAAAGCATTCAAGAATACGTGCCTTGTTTGTATCTGGCTCGGCTCTTGACCCACTTTGCCAAGTTGCCCGTGATCCTTTCCATCGGCGGCATTACCGACACACACAAAATCGGGCTGACCCGGGTGCCGCCCGATACGGTGGTGCGTCGATGGCTTACGGAAACCTTGCAAGACTTTGATTTTCTGGAAGGGCGCATCGTCAATAAGGCCGGGCAAAGGGTGGTCCATGGTCCAAGTTGTACGGCGGCCACATATCAGGAAACCCAAAGTGAGGTGGAAAAGGCTCATGAGATGGTGCGCCATGTGTGGCCCACAGCAGTGGAGGCCGTACGAAGACTGACCGGTGTCTCCTTGCATCCCTTGGAAGTGCGAACGGCCGGATCAGCCTGGAAAGAAGCTTCGTTGAAGGACAAGGAGGGACTGGAAACCCTTCTCATCCTTCAAGGGTCTTTATTCCCCAACGCGGTGGAAGCCCTTCAGGAACTGGAAGAGGAAGGCTGGCGAGGGATGGGATGTGTGTCTGTGCGACTCATGAATCCATTCCCTGAGGAGGATCTTCAAGGCTGGATACAAGGTCTTCGGGCGGTGGCCGTCCTCGATCGATCCAACAGTTTCGGTTCCGTTCCTCCGTTGGCTTCTCGAGTTTTCAATGCGTGCGCCCGCATGCATCAAGGATCGAATCATGAAAGCTCCGTCCTTTTGCGCAGCCTGGTTGGTGGCTTAGGTGGTCGTGAAATCACGGTCCCGGAAATGAAAGACCTCCTGCTTTCGACCCATCTTCTCTTCAGCCCTTTACAACCGTGGGAACAGGAAGCCTTGCAACGATGGGTCGAGGAAGATGAAACCCTTAAAGATTGGATCCAGGAATTGACCGCGCTGCATGTGCGGGCTTTGGCACGACACACTCGAGTTCCCAAGCACCTCGAGGGCCGAAATGATCCTGAAGAAGCCTTTGTTCAAGAGCTGCATCGTCTGATCATCACTCGAAATTATGGGCGGCTTCTTGCCCATTATCACCAGGTGGAATTTGTAGGACCTCGGGAGCTCTATGGAGAAACAGTCCTTCGGCAGCGTTTGGTCCTGGAGCTGGAAAAGCGCCTGGCACGAGTGGCTGCGGATTTGGGGCACAAGGACTGGCGACGCGCCCTGGTTTTGCTCTACTACGGTGGATCGGACCCGGACCGCGAAAAAGCACGGCTTCTCCTTTCTGGATCACCGCCTCCTTTCGTTTCCAACATCCTTCTGAATCGATTCAGGCTGGATATTTCGGAGCCGAAGGAAACGTTTCGAGTGGAAACATCTGAAGGGCCGGCGAGGGAAATCCTTTCCGTACGGTCGGAACAGCTCGCAGAAGAAGCCGGGGCACAGCCCGCTATGCCCTGGGCATGTGTTCTGGAAGACGATGAGAAAGAAGCGGCTACGTTCTTTTTTGTTCCTTTCGAGCCGGAAGAAAAGGATCGTATCGAAAGAATTGTGAAAAGTCTTGTGGGCCTGTCCATGTCTAGGCCCCTGTTTCTCAATCCTGAAGATTACGATCGCCTGCTTTTGGAATCTTTAGCTCAGGACGAGGAATCCCAGTGGAGCCGTTTGATGGCCGAAGCTTCTGCAGAGGCTGTGGGACGGTTGGAATCGGGCTACCTGTGGACCTATCGTGAAAACATCGACCGATGTGTGCAGCGTGAAGTTTTGGTGAAACTCTACGCTCCGGAAATCGAGGACTTCTTTGAAGGGCCGTCACGGCAAAAACTTCAATCATTTGTCAACGAGCTGGAAGATTCCATGAGTCCTGAAGAAAAAAGGAAAACCGTTGAAGACCATGTGCGGCGCCACGTCTTGGCCGGCTGCACAAAATCCCAGGAGTTTTACCTGGAATATTTCCGCACATGGGTGTGGCCTGAAATCAGCGGCCAAAGAGCCATCTGAGTTCAAGACGGGGGATGACCATGGGCATCGAAGGAATCATCTTGCAATCTTCTTTGGAACAATTTTACGCAGGTCTGTCCGCCGATCTGGAAAGCGCTCTTCGCAGAGCGGCGGGAGAAGTTACAGGAACACTTGGGGAATGTTTTCTGTTTCAAGAAACCACTTTCAACGTCCATAGAAGGGTGGAGCAGGCTCTTGAGGAGCTCCAAAGAATCGATCAGGCATGGAGCACGGAAGCCGAGGATTTGGATCCGGAAAAGGTCTTTCTCGGAGCAGTCCGCCACGTGTGGTTTGCTTCGAGAGATTCGCGAGAACATGCACGGAAGGTGGGTTTTTTTTCGACACAGCCTTGTGATCTTTTACCATGGGTTCGATGGTTTCTTCTGGTGGAAAACTATCACCGAACGGATCCATCCTTTCATGATCGAAGGCTGGATCGGTTACGTTATTTAAAGTCCGAAAATCCTGAAGCCCCCTGCGTCACTCACGAAGATGTGCTTCTCTGGCTTGAACACCAGCTACTGACCCATGAAAACGAACCGCTTTCCTTCATTGCTCAAAAATGCGCCGACCAGTTACGTCATCGCCTGGATCCAACGCTGAAACCTGAAATTTCCTTGGAAGCTTTCTGTTACCTGTTGCTTCGTTGTCACCAGTTTTGTTTGGCAGAGACCATGACCGAAGAGCACGCGGCGCGACTGCAAGCCGTTTTGGGATGGCGCCGTTTTCTGTCTTTGACGGATCTTATGCTTGTTGTGATTCAGCGGGTGATCGAAAGAGAGCCTTTGCCCAATGCCGTCTCGGTTTTGGAAGGGTTGATGGCCGATGGTTTTCACATACGGCATGCCAGTTTTAAGGATCCCTACGAAGCGGATGTGGTGTCTCCTGAAGAAACGGCCCAATTTGATGAAGCGGCCATACGTATCTTGACCCCCATCCATGAACTGCAAGGCCATTTGGAAGAGGATTGCCGATCCGTTTCTCGCCGCTGGCATCAGCAGCGGGCCAAGGTGCTGGACGAATTGTTGAGCGAAATACGAGAGCTCCAGGACATGATTCTTCAGCCTTTGCCTCGAAAACACCTGATTGCGCAAAGCTTACGCCTTTTCACCTCATGGAGCCTGGCGGGATGGAAAAACAGGGAAGACGGTCCAAGGGCTTTGATGGATCGTGTGCGGGCCATGTTCCCGGAACGCATCCTCAAGGCTCTGGTACGGCAACGTCGTGGATACGAACTGGCCACACGAAAAGAATGGACCCAACTACTGGAAAGAGAATGTCGATTACAGTGGGAAAGCTATTGGAAAGAACCGGGATCTCGAACTTTTGGAGAAGCCGATTTTCGAGTGTGGACACGTACCCAGGCCCTTGCTTTGGGGTCGACTCCGCCCGTCGACATCAACACGGATGCAGAAGAAATGCACCGTATTTTGAACACTCTGGCCGACCATGTGGTCCGGTTTAAAGCATCGTTGGAGACTGAGACTGTATCGGCTTGCTTGGGAGTTCCGGTCAGTTTCCCCACGGCGGGAACCCCTCTGGAATTTTTAGAACATCTACGAGACATGATGCCGTTGGAAAAGGTAAGCCTTCAGGCACCGAGGCTTCAACAACTTTCTCCTGAAGAAGCCTCCATACTCCACACGCGAACCTTGGTCCAATTCGCCGAGGCTTTTTATCTATGGGTCGTTGCGCAGCGTAAAAAAGTTCAAGGAGAACCTCTGAGCCTTTCTGTGGACCAGATTCCATCCTTGGCCTCGGTCATGGTTCCTCCATGGGAAAAGCTAGCCCATGATTTGGCACGCAAGGCTGTGCAAAAATTTCAGGACCGGGCTGCACCCATTTATCGACGTCAAAAACATCCCATCTGCGTGGATGAAGACGAATGTGGAGTGCATCTGGCCCATTTTATGGTTCGAGAATTGAAAACGGATGTCATGGCGGCTGCGGAAACCGGCGACCTGGAACCTGTGCGTCAAGCTCTTTTGGATGAATCCACGCGGATCATGGCTCCCCGACTGGTTCAATGGCATATGGTTCCAGAAAAATTCCTACTTCAGTGGGCTGGGCTTTTGAATGGCCGTTCGGGCAGCGATGAGCTTGTGAAAGCCCTGGTGTCGATTCTTCCTGGCATGAACTGTGGAGCGTGCGGAGAAAGTCGCTGTACCGGTTTTGCTCTGGGGCTGGCCCAAGGCCGACACCATGCCGCCGAATGCGTGCATCTTTCGCCGGTTCACCGCGAAAGGCTCACACAACTTTTGCGAACGGCATCGGCTCAGGCTTTTTCTGAGAACGGTTTCAGTTCAGCTTACGATCTTTTTAAAAATCCTGCGGCATGGCGGCGCTTGCCTAAAGGGCACCCTTTAAAGCTTCGCATCACCAGGGTGCTGGACGTCAAAGAGCAAGATGTGCGCCGAAGGGTCATGGACAAGGCTATGACTCAGTGGCAAAGCCTTGCATCTAAGCCCGATGTGTGTAAGCGGCCGGATATGGAAGCTTTCTATCAAGGCCTAGTGGCGACCATCGGTTATGAAGCCACGGAAAAGATTCAGCCGGAAGAAAGACAATGGCTGATTCGAAACGGTGAGATGCGTTTGAATAAGGAGTGGGAACGCCTCAAAAACCGAGCGGACTGGCTCACGATGGAACGACGTTTGGTGGCCGGCGCTCCATCGGCCCAACGTGAAGATCCCGAAGTTCAAGCGGAACGATTCTATGCAACCGTTCCGTATCTTCATCTGCTCGGGAAGCAAGATCGTCGTCGTCTTTTGGCCTATCGACTGGAACGTTTCGAAGAAGGCTTTTTCCAGTGGTGGAATCAGGATCTTCTGGCCATGAACCACCCTCAGTATCGCATCGATAACTGGGAAGAATTTTCGAAAGTAATCAAAAACGCTTACTGGCATCAGGAAAATTTTCCGGCACCTCGAACCGTGGCCGAAGAGCTTCTTCGAGAGATGGAGCATCGGGGCGACAAGGAGGTCTTTTTTCGGGATGTTTTGACTGCATGGATTCAACCGTTAGGAGAAGTTCCAACAGGAAAGCAATCTCGGGGCTTCCTTGAGGATTCAGGGGATTCGGGGGAGGTTCAGAGCATCTCTCAATTGAAAGCCCACTTGGAAAGACTGTGTCGGGACATGATGGCTCACGAAGAAGAAACGGGCTTCGGAAAAACGAGCCCGGACATGGATCGGCGTCTGGAGCTAGCGTGGAAAGCTTTTCAGACATCGAACATCTCCTTTGGCGAAAATTTCACAGTTTCGAAGGCTGAAGGCAGGGAGCCTCAATGGATTCGGGATATGATTCGCGAGTTACTGGAAGAGCAGGAACGGGAGCGGCTCCTGGCCGAGATTGTGGAAAATGCTGTTGCATCGAACCGGGCTCAATGGCTTCCTGCGGAAAGCCTTCGAGCCTGGATCTCGAACGCTTTGCGCCGTGGAATTCAACCTTCCGAAATTTTGGAAAAAATATTCGGCTGGTTTCAAAGTTTTCCTCAGTGGAAAGAGACCCTTCTTTTGGATGCGCTTCAGAAGATGGTCAGTTTGGCACGATGGCGGTTCCTTGTGGAAGCCTTTTCAGGGGTTGTTTTGGAGGGCATACCGAGCACGGAGGTGGATTGGTACGAGAGAAGGTTTCCGCGGTGGATGAAAGAAGTGGAATCGGCCGTACGGCGTCGTGGTGATTTCGATAGAGAGCGGCTTTTGCACTACCTTTTCGTCCTGGCCAAAAGGGAAGGGGACCTGGATGTCATCACGGCTCTGTTGCGAGAAATCCGTGAAACCTCGGATGTTATTGAAGCCGCCTGGCTTCAGTTTACCAATGATCGAGTCACGGAACCCTTACCGGCTCCTTTATCAAAGGGATTTGGGGCTCGTTACAGTTTGTTGGTGAACCGCATGAAAGATCTGGAACCCATTCGACGATGTCTCCAGGAAGGGGTTCCTCGAGGTGAAAAACCCGATGTGGTGGCCGCCGTGCGCGAATTGCAGCTCTTTATGCGATTCCACATAGTACGCGATGATGCCGAATCCAAGGGTGCCGATGCATGCTTTGAGGCTTTCTGGGAGGAGGGTTACAACCTGGAAGGCTTGAACAAGGATGATCTACGCCTCGCCTTCAACCGTGAATGGCAAAACCGAGCCCGATGGCGTCAAGATCGAATCTGGATCATGACCATGGCCGTCGCTCGAAGGTTGGCGTCCCAAAGCCATGAACTCTACGAAGCCGACAAAGCCTTTTCCAAAGTTCGCCAGGGGCTGCTTCGGGAGGAAGGGATGGAAGAGGCTCGAGACGTGATTCAACGCCGCGGCATTGCCCTGGGCACCATCAAGGAGGCCATGTACCGAGAACTTTCGGAATTGTTGGAAAAAGAGCGCATGGAATCCTTTAGGACTCGAATCCGCCAAATCGTGCACGAGCTGGACCGAAAAAGGCTTCGCATCGTCCAGGCGTGGTACACGGGCACCGTCAATCGATACAGTGTTTTTCATCTTCTTCGCCAATACCAAAAACAGACCCATTCTCCAAGCGGCGAGGATTTTCGAGACTTTTTCATGGAACAATGGTTCCAGCGCATCGAACGTCTGAGAGCCTCGGATCGAGAAGACCGTCGGCATCGCATTCGAGAAGTGGATGAGGGATTTCAAGCCGTTCTCGGTGTCTCTCCTTTGGTTTTGGAAAAGGAGGCTGAAAGAGAATCGGCCGAGGCTTGGAACACCTGGCTTCGGGGATCCCAGGAGGAAATTTACCGTCGTCTAGGCGGGCTTTCCGAGAACTCGCAATGTCAAGCTCTCTAGCGCCGTATCAAGGGAGGGGCGAGGTGTCGCCTCGTCCCCGGGAAGCCTTAAGCCGTGTTTTTCCTAGGAGAGCTGGTTTTGGGCCTACCGATGATGCGGGCGAAATGCCTGCGCTCTCTGGGAAGATGCGTTCCCGACAGGCTTTACGGTTCCAAGCCGGGTGAGAATTTCATGAAAACTTCCCATGGCGCCTTGGAGGGCTCGATGAGAACGGGCGCTGAATCATGGGCGAAGATCGAAAAACTTTTTTGACGGAGAAGAAATCATGAGCGTCTATCAGCCTTTGCACCCCCGGATGAGCTGTGATCCCTTTTCATGGGTCGAGCGTCTTAAAACCAGTTTGGCCCATGCGGGAAGGATTCGAGATACGCGCCTTCCAAAGGAACTTTGGCCTCTAGCAACCGTGGTGAGTGTGCTTCGTGCGGGACTCGATGAGTTGCGGTTGCTTCTAGAAGATGTGCCGGAGGTCTTGACGAACTTTGCCTCACAGCTTCAGGAAAAAGCTTTAGGTCCATGGGGGCCTGATTCTGGAAAGCCTCTTGCTCTCCTGGTTCAGCAAAGCCTCGAACGAAGAGACTGGCGTGAAAAAGACATCATCGACATGATTCTTGAATTCCTCAGAAATTGCCGCACCGAGCTTCCCGAAGATCTAGCCGCGGCCTTGAAGCATTTTCATGAAGCGACCATGGAGAGCAGCGATCGAGCCCAAGCTTTGATGGAGGGAATGATCAGCGAAGCTCGAGGTCGATTGGGAGGTCTTCAATGGGTTCGATCGTTGCCGTCCGACCAGAAAAGGTCTTGTGCCGGGCCCTTGGGACCTGAATCGCTGGTATGGCTTCAGGAAATCATGGCGGTTATGACGGGGTGCGCTGAAGCCTTTAAGGCGCGTTCAGCCGAAGCCTTGGAATCCTCGAACGGTTCGGATCTGTGGAAGGAGTTCAATAAAGCCTTGACCGAGGTGTGGGGAAGTTCAGGGCGAAGTTTTCCTGTCAAGGATTTGGAAAAGGCCTCCCTGTACCTCATGGAAGACATGGAGGCGAGCGATGCCAATCATGGGTTTTTTATCCGGTTCTTGATCGAAAACGAGGCCGCTTATCGCCGCCTTCTCAGAACCTGCTATGCCGACGAAACGGTGCAGATGGCGTGTCTCGAGCAGGAATGTGATCGTTTTAACCGACTTCCCGAACATGCTGCTCATCGCGTCGCCTACACGTCAAAAGAAAAAAAATGGTGGCTGAAAGCGTTCTTTTTTAGACCCGACGTGGTCCAATGTTTTGTGGAACGTGAAAAAGTCAAAGAACTCTACCATGTGCTGAAAGGCTTGGATGCCAAAGCCTATCTGCCTCGAGTTCTTCATGAGGTTCAGGGCTTGTTTGGGTATGTGACTCCAGAGGCGTGCCAAAACATCGTCGAACAGCTCGCCTTGGATCCTGACGATGTTCTTCGTGTCATTGCGTCGTACAAACAGTACAGTGCCGATCCATCGGGAGACATCATCATCTACGTTTGCAAAGGCACCGCCTGTTTTCTGAGAGATCAACCTGAGTTATCCCGGCGTTTGACCCTTGAGATCGGGGCGGAAGTGGAAGCCGTGGGTCGTTATGGCGTCCAATATGTGGAAATGGACTGCTTTGGTGTGTGTCATTTGGCACCCGTGGTGAGAGCGGGTGACCGATTTTACGGCCGACAGCAGCCTGAAGATATTCCTCGGCTTGTCAGTCGATTAATTCAAGGTCCCGACTACGAAAATCGACAAGTGTTCGTGGCGCGTCTTGTAGAAAAGCTGATGTCTACAAGGATCAGTGAGCCTGTCGAGACCTTGACAGTCCATGGCGTCGAGGTGTTTCCCAAAGCGCGGCGCGAAGCGACACTGCGGCAATCTTTCCGGGACGAATCTTTAGCCGGCGGGGCCTTGATTCTTGATGCCGACGGGATGGTCTTCGTGGAAAGACCCGATGGCGATAGGGTCCAGTTGGGTCGTCTGATTCCTCGCGTTTTTCCCTTCAAGATTCAGCATGTCGATGGATCGGATCGATACGGTGCTGTGATCTATACCAAAAATCGGCGGCTGGTTCGAGGTCTCGGCCTTCCCGACCTGACGGACGAAACAATTCTGAATGCGGCACTTCCCCCGACGGTTTGCGTAATCGACGGACGAGTGGTTTTATCGTCTTTGGAAAACACGCTGTTCTTGGGGCCCTACACAGATCGGGTGTTTGTGGTGGAATCTTCGAGGGAATACCTCTGCGTGGTTTTGAAGGATGAAGGTTCAAATGTGCCTCCCGTGGTCGAGGAAGCAACCGAAGAGGAAAGCTCTAAGGATTCTGATGAACTTTCGTTTCGATCCGCTCAGGATCGAGTGGTTCTAGGCTTTGCCGCTGCGGCGGGAGACCCTGCACGCTTGGCCTCTTATCGAGAGGCAGGGGGATATGAGTCCGTGTTTCGTGTCCTGGGTTTTCGAGGAGAACCTGCCTGGAGTGCCGAGCGGATTATCTTTGAGGTGCGTGAAGCACGACTTCGAGGGCGTGGTGGAGCCGGTTTTCCCACGGGTCGTAAATGGGAAGCCATGCAACGGGCTGTGTGCCGCATCGAAGCCGAAGACGGCAACCGGGATTGCCTCAAGCTCATTGTGGCCAATGGGGATGAGGGCGATCCAGGGGCCTTCATGGATCGAACGCTCATTGAGGAAAAACCACATCAGGTTTTGGAAGGAATGATCCTGGCGGCCATTGCCGTAGGAGCCCGCTATGGGGTGATTTATGTGCGCAAGGAATACGAAGATGCCGTGAGAAGCCTTGAGGACGCTTTGTTTGAAGCTCGAAGGAGCGGGTTTTTAGGGCGCAATATTTTCGGGGTTCCCGGTTTGGATTTTGACATTGAGATTCGGCTGGGGGCCGGGGCTTTTGTGGCTGGGGAAAAACGAGCCATCATGAGGGCCATTGAAGGAAAGCCTGCCGAACCCACCATCAAGGCACCGTCCAACACCGTGCGCGGCCTGTGGGGTAAACCCACGTTGCTCAATAACGTGGAAACCTTTGCCAATGTGCCTGTGATCATTCATCGAGGCAGTTCCTGGTATGCCGGTTTGGGCACATCGAGAAGCGGAGGGACCAAGATCTTTTCCGTCGCCGGTATTGTGAAGAAGACGGGCTTGGTGGAAGTGCGTTTTGGGAAAACCCTTGGGGACATCATCGAAATGTGCGGAGGAATTCAGGAGGGAAAAAAGCTTTCCGGTGTGCAAATCGGAGGTCCTTCCGGAGCCATTCTGTCCTTGACGGGAGCTCGAGCCTATCTGCTGCAGACACCCCTGGACTTTGACACGTTCAATGATGCCGGGGCCATGCTGGGATCTGGGGGATTGGTCTTTATCGGCGAAGATGATGATGTGGTGCGTTTGGCCAGGCATTTTACGGACTGGCTTTCCGAGGAGTCCTGTGGCCAGTGCCCATCCTGTTTTCGAGGGACCAGGGCCTTGGGAAGGGTTTTGGACCGCGTGCTGGCAGGGCAAGGGACCGCAGGCGACATTCACGAACTCTGGGCCTTAAGTGATGTGGTGCGAGCCGGCAGTCAATGTGGTCTTGGGACCACAGCGGCCAATCCCGTAACCAGTGCCCTGCGTTTCTTTCCGGCAGCCTTCTTTCACTACCTCCTTCAGAATCCCCAAATGGGACTCCATGAACTTTTTGAAGCTCTGGAAGCTCTTCGACTGCTCACAAGGCAGGACATGGTGCGGGTAACCGGTGGACTACGCCATGTGGAAGGCACAAATTTTACGCTAAAGCGACATTTGGTACGCTTTCTTGTCGAGGAGGTGGAAAAAATCGACCAATACCGTCCGACGTCATGCCGCATGACCGAACGGTTGCTTCGCCTTTTGGGATTACCTCGGTACGAAGTGGGCCAAAGGGAAGTGGTCATGGAATGGCGCCATGTGGCCTGAAAAGCCAGGCAACTGCAGCAAATGAGGTGCAAGAAACCTCTTGCTTTAGCGGGATCCTGCGACCGCCCACGAATTTCAAGAACACGGTGCGGTCAAAAGAGTTCGAGCGTGCCATGTTTGGTCAGAGTTCTTAAAGATGGTGAAGTAAGTGAGACTAGGAAGGGGGAGGGCAGAAGGCGGTGGTTTTGACCACAACTAGGGAGGTGACGATGACAAAGGAAAGATCGTACTTTGAAGCCTTTCGAGAAATGGTGCAAGTGGTGAGCGGTTCCCTGGACGTTCACAATGTGCTTCAGGCCATGGTGCAAACCATTCCAAGGGTGCTGGGGGTGAAGGCCTGTGCCGTTCGCCTTCTGGATCCCAAAGGCAGAACCCTGGAGCTGGCAGCCAGTTTCGGTTTGAGCGACGCCTACATTCATAAAGGGCCGGTGGATGCCGACCAAAGCCTGGCGGAATCTCTTCAAGGACGAACCGTGGTCATTGATGATGCGGCCACAGACCCTCGGGCCCAATACGGGGAGGCGGCCAAAAGAGAGGGGATTGTCAGCATCTGCTCAGTGCCGCTCAAAGTCAAGGGTCGTGTCATCGGTGTTCTTCGCCTTTACACGGATGCACCGAAAAGCTTCCAAAAGGATGACCTGGCCTTCGTGGAGGCTCTCGGAGAATTGGGAGGGATCGCCATTGAGAACGCACGCCTCTATGAACGTCTCAAGAAAGACTACGAAGAAGTGATGAGCGACGTTTTTCGTTTTGTCGGCTATCGTCGCAGTCTGTAACCCGTGAGGGCGGAAAGCTCTTTTCCGTAAAGTCTACCGCCATGGTCGAGTAACAACTGAATATGGCTAAGAAAAGTTTAAGATTTTTTGGAAAGCTGCCGATAACAAGAAAGCAGGATGTTGTGCCAAGAACATGGGCAACAGGCGGCGAGATCAAATGCACCTTTCTGAATGAGCTGGATTCGTGAGGGGCACGGGGAGAAGGGATTGTAGCGAGGGTGGTGGATATGACGGGATCGGCTGCGGTGGCGGAAAGCAGGTTTGAGGCACTGGATTTTCGAAAAGCCAGGAAACAATCCCTGTCTGGATCGATCACCTTTGAAGAGCTAGGTTACGTGGTCTTTCCAATCAAATACCTGATCCCGGACTTCATGGTCCCGTGCAACCTTTATGTTCCGGTCTTGGCTAAGGGAGAAGAGCTGCCTACCTTCGTGAAGGTTTTGGATCGAGGTCAGTTTTACTCGGATGCTTGGAGAGTGACTCTCAAAGAGCAGCGTATTGAGGAGCTCTATGCCGAAGCCCATGAGACGGAAGGGCTTGACGAATACTTTCAAGAAATTATGGAAGTCCTGGCCGAAGACGAGGTCACTCCCAATTGGCAAAAGGCCTTGGTCTTTTATAATTATGGAGAATTTATCGCACGTCATATCTTTCATGATGTATACGATGGGCAATTTGTGGAAAAGGCGTCTCAATGGGCTGACGCCCTTCTTGGGTTTCTTCATGCAAAAAAGGTGAGTATTTCGGTCATTTATCGTGTCTTTATGAATCATTACGAGACGTTCAATCATAGTCTTCAGGTATCCATGATGGCCATGGCTTTTTGCGGTCATTTGGGTTGGCGCCGGGAGGATGTGGTTCGACTCGGCGTGGCCGGCTTGTTTCATGACATCGGCAAGGTATGGGTGGATAGTCGAATTCTCTTGAAACCTTCGTCCCTGACTCGGGAAGAATTTGCCTATATTTTACGGCATCCTCAAACCGCTTACGAGCATTTGGAGACCATGGGATGGATGAACACAGACCAGTTGGCTGCCGTGCGTGAGCATCACGAGTCTATGGACGGAACAGGATATCCGCAGGGTCTCAAGGGATCCGAAATCCACCCCTTTGCTCGAGTGCTCCACATTTGCGACTGCTTTGACGCTCTCACCACCCATCGTCCCTATAAGAAAGCCGTGACTCCTTTTAAAGCCCTCAAGCTTATGCAAAGTGAGATGAGGCTTTCTTTTGACCGCCATCTTCTGTATAAGTTCATTCAATTCCTCGGCTCCTGAACGGAGCTGAATCAAACTTATTAACAGGACATGTT harbors:
- a CDS encoding GAF domain-containing protein — its product is MTKERSYFEAFREMVQVVSGSLDVHNVLQAMVQTIPRVLGVKACAVRLLDPKGRTLELAASFGLSDAYIHKGPVDADQSLAESLQGRTVVIDDAATDPRAQYGEAAKREGIVSICSVPLKVKGRVIGVLRLYTDAPKSFQKDDLAFVEALGELGGIAIENARLYERLKKDYEEVMSDVFRFVGYRRSL
- a CDS encoding HD domain-containing phosphohydrolase — translated: MTGSAAVAESRFEALDFRKARKQSLSGSITFEELGYVVFPIKYLIPDFMVPCNLYVPVLAKGEELPTFVKVLDRGQFYSDAWRVTLKEQRIEELYAEAHETEGLDEYFQEIMEVLAEDEVTPNWQKALVFYNYGEFIARHIFHDVYDGQFVEKASQWADALLGFLHAKKVSISVIYRVFMNHYETFNHSLQVSMMAMAFCGHLGWRREDVVRLGVAGLFHDIGKVWVDSRILLKPSSLTREEFAYILRHPQTAYEHLETMGWMNTDQLAAVREHHESMDGTGYPQGLKGSEIHPFARVLHICDCFDALTTHRPYKKAVTPFKALKLMQSEMRLSFDRHLLYKFIQFLGS